One part of the Excalfactoria chinensis isolate bCotChi1 chromosome 8, bCotChi1.hap2, whole genome shotgun sequence genome encodes these proteins:
- the LOC140255241 gene encoding coagulation factor XIII B chain-like, with translation MGTVMKMRFKSCFFFLVMMNSGKLFAEDKLCDLPHVEHGQVAPYYYSFKGYYFPMRKGKNLSYSCEAGYTTETGTQDGRITCTVKGWSPVPQCYKKCTKPLLEHGIFYGTETYFKIHEKLQYKCNQGYHAPGGGTEDTLQCQSDGWSSQASCTKKAESCQVPELHHGSYFTTQRELRVNEALLYKCDEGYHTAGGNATDEAVCLAHGWSLTPKCSKKTCPSLGAIEHGGFYPVKKIYEEGDVVHFFCEENYSTREFDLIQCYYFGWYPDPPVCEDVRNKCPPPPLPPHARISADRRTYHSGDTVRIQCQSEYEIRGSGEIQCEKGKWTSPPICIGSVDKRESKTPVLEADVLIRASETYHSEEIKIQQNCTSPPAIKNGVLLGPLLPSYKNGDSVEYGCQRYHFLDGPSTIYCLQGNWTERPTCLDPCILTVTDMNSNNIELKWRQEEFIFLHGDLVEFECKQGYKFIHATEPSPWRTRCDRGRLKYPKCVFQVPVEKCDSPPSIANGALTLPPLTQYDNGSSVQYSCSDYYFLQGSERIYCSEGRWTSPPVCIEPCTLSKDEMEKNNVLLESFYENQVYFYHGDYVGFYCKQNHFGAESGATLFQVQCKRGRLLYPRCVERRK, from the exons ATGGGGACGGTAATGAAGATGAgatttaaaagctgttttttcttcctagttATGATGAATTCAGGCAAACTGTTTGCAGAAG ATAAACTTTGTGATTTGCCTCACGTAGAACACGGACAGGTTGCCCCCTATTATTACAGTTTTAAAGGCTACTATTTCCCTATGCGTAAAGGGAAAAATCTTTCCTATTCTTGTGAGGCCGGTTATACGACTGAAACCGGGACTCAAGACGGAAGAATAACTTGTACAGTAAAAGGATGGTCTCCAGTGCCACAGTGCTACA AAAAATGTACCAAGCCTCTCCTGGAACATGGCATTTTTTATGGTACAGAAACTTACTTCAAAATACATGAGAAACTACAGTACAAATGTAATCAAGGCTACCACGCTCCCGGCGGTGGTACTGAAGATACGCTGCAATGTCAGTCAGACGGATGGTCTTCTCAGGCAAGCTGTACAAAGAAAGCTG AGTCATGCCAGGTACCAGAGTTACATCATGGCAGCTACTTCACAACCCAGCGAGAGCTCCGAGTGAATGAAGCGCTGCTGTATAAATGTGACGAGGGATACCACACTGCAGGAGGAAACGCTACAGACGAAGCAGTTTGTCTTGCACACGGATGGTCCCTTACTCCAAAGTGCTCGA aaaaaACCTGCCCCTCTTTGGGAGCAATAGAACACGGAGGTTTCTATCCTGTGAAGAAAATCTATGAAGAAGGAGatgttgttcattttttctgtgaggaaaatTATTCTACCCGTGAATTTGACCTGATTCAGTGTTATTACTTTGGCTGGTATCCAGATCCTCCGGTGTGTGAAG atgtaaGAAATAAATGTCCTCCGCCACCACTGCCTCCTCATGCCCGTATCAGCGCAGACAGGAGGACGTATCACAGCGGCGACACAGTTCGCATACAGTGTCAGAGTGAATATGAAATAAGAGGATCCGGGGAAATCCagtgtgaaaaaggaaaatggacgTCACCCCCTATCTGTATAG GATCTGTGGACAAAAGGGAATCTAAGACACCAGTACTCGAAGCAGATGTGTTGATAAGAGCAAGTGAAACATATCACAGTGAAGAAATTA aaatacagcaaaactgCACCTCTCCACCAGCGATTAAAAATGGTGTTCTTCTGGGCCCTTTATTACCAAGCTACAAAAATGGTGACTCAGTTGAATACGGTTGCCAGCGTTACCATTTTTTGGATGGGCCCAGTACTATTTACTGCCTACAAGGAAACTGGACAGAACGGCCTACTTGCTTGG aTCCGTGCATTCTTACTGTAACTGATATGAACAGTAATAACATAGAGTTGAAATGGAGACAGGAAGAATTCATCTTTCTACATGGTGATCTCGTTGAGTTCGAATGTAAGCAAGGATACAAATTTATTCATGCTACTGAGCCATCCCCATGGAGGACTCGGTGTGACCGTGGAAGGCTGAAATACCCCAAATGTGTTTTTCAAG TGCCCGTGGAAAAATGTGACTCTCCACCGTCTATTGCTAATGGAGCTCTTACTCTCCCACCTCTGACCCAGTATGACAACGGTTCTTCAGTTCAGTATAGTTGCTCTGATTATTACTTCTTGCAAGGATCTGAGAGGATTTATTGTTCCGAGGGCCGGTGGACTTCACCGCCAGTTTGTATAG AGCCGTGCACTTTGTCAAAGGAcgaaatggaaaaaaataacgTGCTGCTGGAAAGTTTTTATGAGAACCAAGTTTACTTTTACCACGGAGATTATGTTGGATTTTACTGCAAACAGAACCATTTTGGAGCAGAATCTGGTGCGACTTTATTTCAAGTCCAGTGCAAGAGAGGACGGTTACTGTATCCAAGATGtgttgaaaggagaaaataa